Genomic DNA from Brienomyrus brachyistius isolate T26 chromosome 22, BBRACH_0.4, whole genome shotgun sequence:
GCTGCACGTCTGTGGCCTCCCTGTCATGTGCTGGAAGCCTGTTCTGAGTGCATCTGGACGGTAGGCTGGAGTGGACCAGTGCCAAAGGAGCCTGCATAAGAATAGTCTGAACTGCCTACAGTATTTCCTACTTGAGGAGGCTCAAGTCCACATTTCAGTCTGTCTGTGACAGCAGGTGCGGGTCTTACAGATGGTGTGGTCTGGATTCTGGgcttccaggaccggagttggggaGCCCTAACATGGTGCAGAAGACACTTGGTCTTGTGAACACAGTAACTCTAAAAGTAGTTCATGGATCTTTTTCAGACTTGCCATGAGCATTTTGGGGCAATTTGAACGTAAAACTAAAGTGGTGGCACATGAAAGGGCTGTTGCAGATCTGGTAAATCTGATTAGGAAGAATCATTCGGATCATTCTGTTTCATATGGTCCTAAACTTAAAAGCTACATTAATGACATTTCTCAACCATCTAACCTTGATGACTCTACTTGTGCTGCTGCCTCTTGATCAGCCTCGGGACTTTCGGTTGGGGTCACAAGACCATCTGCCTGTTTCTGTCCACTTGACCCGTCTCTGGTAAacttttttctctttcttttagGTTCATTACTGTCTTCTCTTTACTTTGCCTCTCATCTCCCTCCGTTACTGGTCGCCTTGTAACAAAAATGTCAGTATCTCTCTCAGCCTAGTATTGGTGTGGCTTTTCTGCAGTGGGTTCCTCACTGTTAATGTATCAGTTCACGTTTCATATTAAATGCTTATATCTGAAATAAATGTCAGTCTTTATCTTTGCACAATTAAGgaaaaatggcaaataaaattgATGTTTAATGTCATTCTTAATGTTTTGAAATTTAAATCTTAAGACAGAATTCCACAGACAGTTTTAATtcactttttttcccccacaataTTTACGGTGTTGAAATATGTTCAtgtattaaaaaaatgaaacgcATACATTGGTGAAAATGCATTGAGATCCTACAGATATGAAATGTACCCTCAGTTGTAGAATGACTCTTCTGCTGAGTCTTAAGTGAAAGTTCTTGGATTTATTTGAGTCTGCTTGTTTTCATGGTCTAATTTTTTTGCATCCTGCTTTTGCATCCATAGATTCACAGAAAACGCCATTTCCTGGACAATTCTCATCTTTGTAGAGGAAAATATCTTGGAGTCTTTCATGATGACTGCCAATTTAATTTCTTGAAATGTAGCCACCTAGTCCAATCTTTTGTGCACTTTACCTTCACATATTagtttcttcatatattaatttcCCTGGTGGAGCCAGCAGCGAATCAGAGGTTGGTGATGTCTTCTTCCAATCTAGAATCCACAGTAACTGCTTTTCTCAGTTTCTCTTTACTTCGTCCCGTGGCTTCTTTTCCAGTGTGAAGACAGATCAGTTTGACAGCAAGTTGTCTTTAGCGTAATTAGGTTAGCCCTTTTTAAGCCACTTCTTATTTCCTTTGGGTTACTTTCCCCCTCAGCAGTGACAGGCCTAATCTCATCTGCTTTTCTGATGATGTCAGCAGCCTCAGCACCTGTAGTCCAGACCAGATAGTCAATCTGAAGCTAAGCAGCTTTGCACCTGGACTGTACTTGAATGGGAGATgagctgggttgctgctggaagaggtgtgGGCCCCAATGCCGCACCGCTTTCTTCAGGGGCCAGATCGTCATGGTAATGCTCTAGTGACCACGGGAGATGCTGACGTGCCTTTTCCTGAGGTTTATGTAGCTCCTGAAGGTAAATGGTGAGTGGATGCTGATGGTTGTTTGTGCAGAGGATACTGCCTGGTGGCTTTATCCACACATATGTTCCTCAAACCAGTGCTTGGGACCCCCACATGGTACAGgctttgctccccccccccaactcaagAAATTGGCATCaagaatgtgaactgtctgtgaGTCTCCGTGGACTAGTTTGAGAAACAACTGATCTACACACTCTACATATTCTGTGATTACAGCAGTTATGATTCAGGCCAGGTAGTCTGTGTGAAGCTAATGTTCCATATATCTAACTGATGTATTTGCTTTCTTTAGGCTCACAGCTCTCCAGCTCACACACTCAGTGATCACAGTGCTATCTTGTGAGCAGCCATAGCACCTGCAGTTCAGGCCAGGTAATCTGTGTGaggctaagcaggtttggacctGGCTGGTGcatggatgggaggccagttgGGTGGTTGGTCTGTGAAGATCTGGGTGCTTTACTGTAAGGCCTCATTGAGGGTTGCTTGGTGTTGGAAAATGTAGGGGTGATGTCATGACTAAAATCTGACCATCTATATTCTTGGGCTACTTGGGGGGGTCTGGGAGCCCACATACATCCAGATTACCTACATGTCCACACACAAGGAGCTATGGGGACTTGATCCTAGGTCCCTGggatgtgaggcagcagtgctaaccactgcagaaCCTCCCCCCTCCTACCATCCCCTaactgaattctctcctgccccttcaccaccttagctactgtatgGTGGACATACTGGTGCATCacccaggtgggggctacacagtggtggtggttgcagtggctcccaattgcttctgtaaagcgctttgggtgtcttgaaaagcactatataaatgtaaccttCTTTCAGTGTATATAGTCTCATTAGTTCAGTTGCTGAAGTCAATATctgtttcataatcttttttctATTGACGTCCTGTGTACATTTCCTAGTATAATGAAGTCCTGTTTACGTATGCTGAATTAATGCTAAATCAGACATCTGATTATGACAAAGACTGTTGTACAGTGTGTTTATTTCCGGTATTCCAAATACGTACAAGGAAATTAAAAGTAAACATTGGCGCCTTCCAAACAGATTTAATAAAGGAAGAGTAGCATAGACCTGAAACAGTGTCTAGTATAAGACAATGAAGTTAAGCACAAACCTGTAAACTGATTTTATTCACATCCTATGGAAAATCCAGTGACTAACACCCAATATGCCAAACTCAGAGTGAGGAATGTGGGCCAAATCCCTATTGCTAATGTCTAGGTTCCTGATCTGCTGCCTTCTTAATCTGGACTGTAATGTGAATTGTATGGTGGGATTTAGGGAAGCCGGGAATTTGCACAGGTTATAAAATCCATTTCAGATTAATGCTACTGCTTACAACCAAAGACAGAATAAATGCTGAAGGTTTAAGGCAACCGTTTGAGTTCATGACTTTATTGGCAAGCATCAGTTTGACAATGCGAGTTCCAGGAACCAGCGTCCCGCTACACAGCAGGGTGAGCGTGAGACTCACTCGTAGATCCAGTCTTGTGCGCAGCTTTTGTACGccaccagctcctcggcctTAAACCACAGATTGATCTCAGTATTTGCGCTTTCAACAGAATCGCTTCCATGGATGATGTTCCTGGAAAAAGAAACGCAAAAAAAAGCAGAAGGTTTAGTGGCCCTTTGGCAGGGCAAATAATTCGCCCGTGTAAAGTAAAGCTAATTATATCCAAGCATCGTCAGACTCACCTGCCAACTTGAATGCAGAAGTCTCCGCGGATGCTTCCGGGCTTGGAGTCTGCAGGATTTGTCTCTCCCAGCATCACTCTTCCCGTTTTTACCACATTCAGACCTTCCCACACCTAGGAAGACATTAACAGAAGAgtaacacatacatacatacatccatatatattatatatatagagagagcaGAGCAGATCATTCATAGATCAGTTAGTTTTTCGTCAGGAGTTCAGCTGAATATTCAAAATGTAGCTTTACGCTTAAAattaataaacacacacatttactTATTGCAGGTATAAATCTATGGTCCCATGCTGCATTTAAAATTCCAACCAAGTATAATTTAACAGCTTGGCGTCTTAGCTAACAGACGGgctgaaaaaaatgtaacaaaccATATGTGGGAATTACTGTATTTAGCTGCACATTTGTTTGGAAAAACTTAAAAATCTGAAAAATGTGAGATTCAATATTAAAAGTGGCCCAAAAATGCATAATTATACATGCAAATTACCCTTTAAAATGGGAAACTAAAGGTCTATGACGTAGTTACTGCATACACTTACCATTGCCACTACAGGACCGGAGGCCATGTACTTAACCAGTCCATTATAGAACGGCTTATCTTTAAGGTCAATGTAATGCTGCTTGAGGAGGTCTTCAGAGGCCTGCATTAAATGAAGAATAAACACCCATATTAAAGCTTGATTTCAACACCTCATGCAGGCATCACTAAGCTGAAGCTCAGAAAGCAGCGATAGTGTTATTACATTCTCACATGCAGATCCATGGtagaaaatacattttggtTTTCAGTTTCAGGTTGTACAAGGTTCCTGCTGGGCAATCCACAATATACGTTTCTTCCGCACAATTTGTCCAACGTTTGTTTACAATAGTAACAGATATGGGGCAACAGGTCAGCCAACTGGCAGGAGGGGAATATTTTCAtggccagaatgtttgcagGCTTTGCACACTAAAGCAGCACGGTACTGTAGCACTCAATCCATGTCTCCAAGAAGACTAAACTCAATAACAATGATATTTGTAATACAAAATAGCTGATATTGCAGCTTGACAACACTGCTTATCCACCCTGCAAAACTGTATTTTTGTCTATCAGTTTAAATACGGTTATTCAGTCATCAAGCAAGATCTTTTAAGCGACTTGGATTACTATATTAGCACATTGTTACTATGATACAGCAAACATACAAGTTCAGTTCTCTAGGTTTTTATCACAGAACAATAAGATTATTGCTTGACAATGCATACAGGGTGTCACTCTCACATGTGAAAACAGATGCTTCAAATTCATATGATCTTAATCatgaacatgcaatgcaatttttcTAGACAAAAAACTTTAACCTCAGCCAACATGAAACTGCTACCCTAAACCAAAACAAGGAAGGtttaaaaatgggggggggataACACTAATTAAATACTTAAGCACCGTCCAGGAACTAATGACTAATACTCAGGTTGCAAGAACACAGTAACTATGCTGTCTTACGCTtctcatgcatgataaacacgAGATGTGACAGTGATTCGAATAGATCCTGGGCTCGCACAGGaacagcaaaatgcaacaacttTGCAAGGGCTCACTCACCTGGAGAAATTTCATGGCAACGAGTTTAAATCCTTTCTGCTCAAAGCGCTTGATGATGTCCCCGACAAGACCCCTCTGCACGCCATCGGGTTTGACGGCAATGAAGGTACGCTCCTGGATGCCAGCCATCGCTCAGCTGCAGAAGCAAAAACCAACGTCGACAGCAGTGAAACACGGGTTATAAAGGCTGGTTCGACTGCCATTTTACCTACATGGGCCAACATAACCAGCATTTCAATTCCGCCCCCTAAGACTGTTTGAAAATCCCCAGCTCAGAGTGAGACCGAACCAGGGTAACCTATAACATTTACCGGACATAAAAAACCAGGCAGGGACAGGTACACAGTTGGGCTTGGAAGCTTTGACAATGTCACTAACAGTGTATGTAAAAGGATGACTAAGGCACATTAACATTTTCCAATTGAgcaaaagtgaaattacttaaaATTAAATTCCAAAGCATTGAGGTCACTAATGAAATTGATTCAAAGTATGTTTTCAAAGTAAACGTGCGCTAGTCTTGTGTGACTAAAAATGGTCAGGCATTCAGTAAGGTAAATGATATATATAGCTCAGTAGCAATGCTACGAACGGAATTAATGTACACTCCGTAGAAGAGGGTGTCAAATTTAACAAATCAAAACGTTTTAACTGAATGGAAATTAAAGTCGCTTTATTTAAATTGCATATGAAAACGTCTTCGGGTCCCAATTGCAACTTTAAAGCAACATAAATAGGCCTGTTTCAGGTCTAATCAGAAACAGTCGGGCTGACCACATTTATAAATTGTATTTAACACATGCatttgacaaaaaaaacacacacttaaATCAGTACGTTTACAACTTATGAAGAATCCCAAGACAATAAATGATGTCTGAAATCATTTGGCAAAAAGAAACCGGAATAATATCATGACCTGAATCAACAATCTAGAACAACGTCAAGGCTAACTGGAAGCCCGTCTGTGCTTAACGGGCGCCACTGGTATGATAATAAATGGCTTAGCGACAAACTACAATGATAATACACAGGATACATTCACAGGTTAGCGGGCGTATGCGAAAACACTTTACGACAAGTAAAGTCACTGCCCAAACCGAAGTTAGTACCTTTAAGCAGAAGAATACAACCCGGAAAAAGTGGCAGGAGCAAGGCGCATACGCGGAAAGGAAGCTGAAAGATGGAGAAGCAGCTTTTAAAGACTCACTTGGGTGGGCGGGGATTGTAGCTAACCAAAGGAAAGACAAAGCTCCCAGCTGCACCCATGAGGATCCAAAATGGCGACTTACAATCAATATGCGTGACGTACTGTCGTAAAATAATACGCATGCGTGCTGCAAACCGGGCAGCGTCGTAAAATGTACAGCAAGTGGTGTATACTGTAAATCGAGCAGGTGCTGCATTTCAGGGAGTGACGTGTAAATTACAGTTATGATCTGAACTGGGAACACATGCATCCATTTGCCAACATATAGCGTGTATAGTGCATTATACTAAGGACGTCATCCTGGACCATGAAAACAGGCTGTATGGTACATTATACAAAGGAGTTGGTCTGGGAACCCGTACTACCACTAGATGATTTGGTCCacataaagtgattttgtgcgGGAAGTGTGGGAAAAGTGTAGTTTTTCTGCTACTATCCTTTGGGTGTCTCGcaccatgtgtttttttaacaAAAGACATGAACAACATTTTCCTGAAATATAATATTCACTCATTTACCCTATACCTACATTTCCTTTCATTGTGCGCCATCACTGGTGATTCAATAGTATGTGCACCAGGAGTGCCCATCAAAACCTTAGTAGGATTCAAATAATCACgctccatttttattttaagtatcggcttctcctgttcagaatACATTTGATCAATAACTTCTAACTTCTCGTTGAATGAGTTTGATTTCGGCTAATACTGCTGGATTTTGGTTGGTCAGGTGTCGCTTTTGTCAGTCAATGGGAAATCAGCGAACTGGAACGAAATCTGTGTATTTGTAGTCTGTATACAATGTAATTCTGTTCTGGTCCCTTTCCACAAGACAAAAGCAGACTGTAAAAATCATGTACAATCAACAGCTTTAATATCTGCCATTAATTTACAGCGTCAAATATCTTTACAAGTATGTACTTTTGGACCCCTAGTCTCGTTGAAAGAGTTATCATGTGACTGACAATAGTGATGATGCTTAATTCAAATGTGCTCATTTTTATCAGAGAAATAATTGGCACCGGAGGTCAGGAATGCATCATTGTAAATCTCCTAGCGACCAGTGACGGCAAAAAAACTTTTGTTAGTCAGAAAATTTAAACTCGTTCGGAAAAGGCTTCGCTCTTCTGAAACGTTCAAACTATTGTGTCACAGTGACATCTGGTGGCCAAATGGTGCTCAATTTTAACACACAATTGTTAAAAAGATAATGAAAACACATcaatttttcaaaccgcttatcctactgggtcgcggggggtccggagcctatcccggaaacaaggACGAGCCAAGgaacaacccatcgcagggcacactcacacaccattcactcacacatacacagctaattgcctacgggcaatttagcaacttcaattTGCTAAATTTCAattttagcctcagcatgtctttggactgtgggggaaaccggagtacccggaggaaaccccacgacaaacTCCACATGTAAAAAGCAGACTGTAAAAATCATGTACCCCAGCTTTAATATCTGCCATTAATTTACAGCGTCAAATATcttgactcgaacccgggtcccagaggtgtgaggctaacAGTGCTTTTTTCCAGATGTCGGGCCGAATATCTCAGTTCATGTTACACAttcataaaaaggaaaaaaaagtccAACCAATGGTGTTTTACATGGTGTTTGTGGAGGCGGAGGCCCCTGTTGCTGGAGGGTCCTGGTGTTTCTGCGATCGATGACTAGTGGCCGCTCCATTCCACtataccagcagagggcagtaaTAACATTACCACACCCCGTTGTCCCTTAGCTCTGCCTTCAGCCTTATTTTATGCTGGGATGGATGAAAAACAGTGACTTATGGGATATATCATCAGCTAGCAGCCGTCTTGTTTCCAGAAGGCCGTATTCCTCAGTTGTGGTTTTGGACTAAGAGGCGCTGTCCGCGTTCGTggtgctgaacaagcagtttCCTTGCGAGAGCCGGGATCTGGGATATACATCATTAGCTGGCAGCCGTGTGTAATGTGCGTTTTCTTCCAGAAGGCCTTGTGCCTCTCTTTTAGTTTTGGATGAAGAGTTGCTGTGTGCACCCATGCTACTGAGCAGGCAGTTGTATTGCTAGCGTCTGCTTATATTCCCGAGGCCAAGCTGGAACATACATATTAGGCAACATTTAAATAAGCATAAGAGATCAGTTCTAGGTGCGAGCTTGATGGCAAACAAAACACATTtgctttattgatttatttgtgcTAAATGCCAGAATTTTAAAAAGTGGGAAGAACTGCACAACTGTTAAATTTACATTGGCGTGGTGTGATTTGTAAATATTAGAAATTGAAACAATTTGCAACTTAATCTTGGTGCTCTGACTGTTAAAGGACATAAAAACAACATTACTGCGTTCTCCTTATTACAGTAAACCGAGAGAACTGATATGAAACCCTACTGTCACCGCATATAAACATTAATGGAACTTTATTAACCCAAAGAGAAACAAACCACGTCCCACACGAACGAGGAAACCACTTTCTCAGAATCCTCTCCAACCCCCAGCTGGCAATTGCTCTCTTCGATAAGTATGTGACATTTACTAGAGCGTAGTGATTTGGTCGTGTAATTTACATATGAATAAAATAGATGCAGAATGCAAACTGAGTGTGCGGTATAATCGCTTAAATGCATTacattttcagtatttttgACCGAAACAAGCGCAAAAACAATGACCTTCCGGACAATTTCaacacaaataaatatttacatataGCTACGTAGCAATCAACGTTGCATAGATTCAaaagtttttttatatattcgcACAAAAGTTTGAGCTCCAACGTACTTtccaacacattacaaacaaacTATAGCGCATCTGGCTATGAACTGCCGTTTCGTGGTATATAGCTTTCGATAGTCACTTAGTTTTAGGTAGCTAGTGTTTGTTACTTTAAAGCTTCCACAAGTAGCAGAAAAACAAGCACTTTTGTAAATTTCGATTTAAGCTACGTTTCGCGTAAAAACGTACAAGTACAGCCAAGAAAACTGTGTGATGTAAATTATGATTCTTTTCAGTAAATCGATATCTTTAATGTTTTCCGTTCATTGATTTATTTACCTCTGACATATGTGCATAAATATTTTTCGCTCCAAGGTACTGTAATGATTAGACGAGAAAGGATCAAATTAAGGAGGCAACCTGGTTAATTTAAGCTGTAGTCAGAGACACTGGATGGAGTTTGACGGGGGATCGGGGGCGAATttgccccggggggggggggggggggggggggggtgcgcgaTGTATATCGCGACAGGTGAATGGACACACATTCAATGGTCACATCGTGAAATGACACTATGTGAGATTCTATATAATTAAAATCTCACAATTTAAAATAAGAATAACACCGTTGTGCAGTTTCACAAGGAAGGGgccggtggggaggggggtcctgCCGATTTTGGGTGAGTCCCGCTCCCCTATTTCCGTCGCCCCTGATTGTAGTCAAAACACAATTTGAGTGTCACTGGGTCAAaatgagcaacagagagaaaaaACACCAATCGAACGGTAGGATTTTACCCTTGGGTATGGTTAGCCCACGGTATGGTTGCCATCGGAAGAATTAAATTCAGCCGGCGGAGGGGGGGGCTTGTGTCAAATCACTAAAGGGATTTAGAGACATATTTTTTCCGGGTGGGCTGGAACAAAAAATAAAGCGGCTGAATCCCCCCCTATAAATTGCTTCTTTCCAGTGTATCCCTCTGATTTTTATAACTTCAATTCTGATGGGCTGGCTGACTGACAGTATTTGGGAATGTCTATTCCTTTCATTATGCCTGAGGGCGAGTTCTCTACAAAACACCGACTTTAGATTTTCAGATTTCCTCCCTCTCTGGAATTTCAGAAAATCTTAATGAGGTAGATTCTTTCTGTACTCTTGTAAAAATTAAAACCTTTGGTGAAACATGAATCggacatgtatatatacactgtataataataatttgtggTTCACATCATGCTCACATTGGCAACACAGAGCACACTGCAGGGATACACCctcgacaggatgccagtccatcacagagcacacgcatatccatccat
This window encodes:
- the LOC125718166 gene encoding nucleoside diphosphate kinase B is translated as MAGIQERTFIAVKPDGVQRGLVGDIIKRFEQKGFKLVAMKFLQASEDLLKQHYIDLKDKPFYNGLVKYMASGPVVAMVWEGLNVVKTGRVMLGETNPADSKPGSIRGDFCIQVGRNIIHGSDSVESANTEINLWFKAEELVAYKSCAQDWIYE